The genomic window TCCCGGGGAAGGGAGTGCAGTTGAAGGGTCCGCTTTAGTCCCCCACCAGCGGGGAGGAGCCTGGGCGTACATCACCAGTCCTGACTAGATTTCTGTTTGATGAACCTTAAAGATACATAGTACAGGACCGTGAAGCCACCGCTGATGCCAATGATGATGACGTAGACGGTCAAGAGCGGGTACGAGTTCAGGTCCATAGCACTGAGGATctggagacacaaacattcattgagcCCATTAAGAAGACGTTCGGCGGGATGTCCACTGATTATGAGTCCGAGGCCTTCCCTACTCACCGCATCTCCCGGGACCGAGATGGTGACGTTGCCCACCTGCGTGCTGTAAACGCGCCCGCCAAACTGGATCATCATCAGCCCTTCAAAGCACCATCGCAGGAAGGACACTTTGGAAATCCACGCAGGCACTGGGGACAGCAAGAGCCACGTTACTCACCCGGTCTCATCGCCTGCACAAGGGCAGCGACCGCTGTCTGGACGCGTGCCTGTCTGTGAGGGCGGGGCCGTGGTGGCCCTGGCCCCGGGGAAGCAAGTCCTCTGAGGAGCAAGGAAGGGTGAGAGAACAGAGGCCAGAGGGGCAACTGCGGACACGCACCGGGGCGGAGGGAGCTAAGAGGCTGCGGGGTCACCCACACTGTTTATCCGTAACAAGTCTAGAAAGTCACTGAATTAGGTGTCCCTGCATGTGCTCAGGTTCTTAGAGCATGTGGCTGAGGGGACTCGCAGCCCCAAGCCAGAAAAGCTGGAGTCTGTCATGGTACCCGGGCGGGGAGGAAGCCATGAGCCTGGCCAGGAGCTTCCCGAGAGGAAAGCGAGACAGGCTCAGAGGTGAGAGGGAGGGGTGTGCTAGGGGAGGTTTGGACCAAGCAGGGTCATGGATTTGCACCTTAGAAAGCTCCCTGTGCATGGCTGAGAGCTAACTGAAATGTGGAGGGACCAAGGCCACAGAGACCAGACTGTCACAGCGGCCGACGCGCAAAtgatggggcagggctgggggacagtGCCAAGGGGACATTTCAGAAAGACTTAGGCAGAATTGACCTGGCACACTGGTGAATGTAGGGAGAGATCAAGGGTGACTTCCGGGTGTCGGCTGTGGGACATGGGGAGGTGCATCTGTATCCTCTAGTGGAACCATTCCCTGGGCCTGCACGACGCTGGCAAAGGCATCTGCTTCCAGAAGGGCCAGCCCTGAGTTGGACCTAAATGATGAGTGTTCATTTCTAGAAAAAGGCAGGCTTAATCCAGCATCACAAGGCCTAAAAATGCTTGACCAGGTGAGAGGGAGCGGGCCTCACCTGTCCACAGGTTGTTCAAGCTTATCATGAAGCCCCCGGTGAGGTAGAAGGAGTTGTAAATAGTGTTGCCACAGAAAGAGGCCATGTATAAGGTGGGGAACATGGCCGAGGTGGCCAGGGCCATGATCCTGCAGCAGAAGACCACCAGCCACAGCAGCAGGAAGTGCAGCAGGAAGGGCTTGGGGCTCGGCTGCAGGTTGGCCAGCCAGTAGGTGGGCATCCCATAGATGACGGTGTAGGCGCAGTGCTCTGGGAGCTCCCCTAGGATCTGCAAAGAACAGCCCGTGCAAGGAAATGCAGCCAATACctcatttgctattattttaaaacgTTTAAAAGCAGTGACACCCAGCAATGCCAACCTTCCCTCCTGGTAACGATGGGGCTGTTGCAGTGGGTGTGGGTGTATAGGACCCACGAGTGTGAGCTCACTGCTGGCTGCCCCTGCTGACACCAGGTGCTCCCTCTGGGCGGGCTCAGCCTGTTTctcccagggaggcagggagtaCCTGCTCTTCTAAGACCTGGTTTCAAGTCCCTACCCCTCCTGACCAGACCtgtagctgtgtggtcttgggagagccacctaacctctctgaacctctgtttcctGGAAACACCTGCCCGCCGTGCTCTGGGACCACGGTGAGGCTCTGGAGAGGGAAAGTAGGCCGAGTGCTTCTTTTTTAGGTTCCTACTGATCAGAAAAGTAGCATTTCTGGTCCACAGTCCTTGTCttctggtaaatgtttaaaaaaggtCAAGTCTCTGAAACTCCCCTAGCAAATGTGGCATCTGCAACCACAGGGGGCACATGCCCAGTGTTTCAGCAAAACACGTCACTGTAACAATGCCTTCTACACCCTACCCCCCACCCTGGGGGCCCCTTGCTTCCAACACCGTCCAATCACCTTGGCAAAGAAATATGGACCAGCAGTGTACAGCCCGTCTTCCAGTTCATAGTAAAGCATTGCCCTCTCCGAGTAACCTGAAAAAGGGGGGAAAGGAGAgcagaatgaaaaaatgaaattactctATTGTGCTTCTGTTTTCAAGTCTCCCTTAATACAATTCAGAGAGTTATATTGCCTAAATgtcttatgattttaaaaatgaaacaggcaCAGGCACAGTAAAACCATACTAATTTAGATGTTTGATGAAGGTCTTTAGGGTTTATACCTTGAGGCTTGCACTTTGCTGTCAGGTATAAATCCTGCTAGGATAGGAACTGCTGAGACTCAGTAATTTGCTTTCCTTTGCATCCTAATATTAAACTTTGAAACTGTGAAAAACAATTATTGTTTTTCATATCACAATGGCAATGAAATTATTCAGCAAACCCATTTTCCCTAGGAGCTCAGAGGAGCACAGCTTGGAGGGCGGTGGATGCTCCGCTGCTCCGTATTCTGGTCCTGAGAGCAGGCCACACTCACATTTGGCGATGACATCCAGAATCACGTTGAAGGGGATGAGAGCGCCAATCATGAACAAGAGGGCTGACGTGTCCGTGAAGGAGAGCTTGGTGGCCCCGTGGCCATAATAGAGGAGCCCGATGGTCAGGGACATCACACAGGCCTCCACCCCATGGATGAGGAGGGTTGGCAGGTCTCGGAAGTCGTTGGAAATCTGACGACTTaacaaacaaaaggaagaggTGCTAAGGGAACGAGATGGAGATATaccagccctgtgaccttgggagCGTCAATCTCTGTAAACCTCATtgctctcatctgtaaaataggggtgcTGATACCCACCTCACAGAGTTGCTCTGAGGgttaaaatcagaaaattgatGAAAGCATCTGTcccacagtaggtactcaatacatGATTGTTATTTTATCATCAATGTATCAGCCTGGCAATTTTACTTAAAGAAATTATCCtgagtaaaaaaaatcaattaggtCCCTAGAGACGTAAGGACAAGGAAGTTTGCCGTAGCATTGCTTGTAAGAGCAAAAGCCTGAGAATCATCCGATGGTGGTGTGGATTTGGCGGGCGAGTGGATCATGGCTAGACCTGAACGTTGGGAAGGATCTTCCAGGCGAGAGCGGAGGCGCCATCCTAACTGACAAAAAGCCAGTTACAGAACAACAGATTGTGACCCCATTTATGTATTAAAACGTTCACATGCATGGAAACATCTAGAAAGACACACACCAACCAGTTGGGTCTGGTTTCCTTTGAGGGGTGGTGTGACTGGGACTTTCCCTTCCCACTTGGGATTATCTCATCTGATTTTTCACAACGATCCTGTGCTATGTCTATGATCATCCAGCCCATAAggacattttaattttgcttaaagaataaaagaaaagtaacAGGAGTGTTCTGTGTTACGCTGAGGTCTGGAGCTGGTCCCTAGGATGCTGTTTTTTCAAATGATTCTACCTCATTCTTCCTCCCTCAAATTCACTTTGGATAGAAAGGGCTTAATGTCATATACAAAGACTCTGGGGGGTGAAATGACAGTTACCGGATCAGCGTGTTGAACTGCTGCACCGCCCCAGGCAGCTCAGCGGGAGTCCGGAGGCCGCTGGTGTCCAGTGGGAGGGCAGGGCCGCTGGGGGGCAGAGGATGCGGCTGGGTCAAGGGGGTGGCCACCTCCTGCAGGGGCGTCCCTCTCGCAGCCACAGACCCCCTTACCTCTCTGTGCAACTGCCCACGGCGAGCTCCCTCACCTCTGCTTTCCACAGAAAGTCATCTGAGCCACGTATTTTTTCTAGAAACAAGGTGGCAAGCGACCAGGCCTTCTCCCTGGTGGCCACTTCCTGCTCTCTGCTGCGCCTGTCGATGCTGGTCAAGTCCACTGTAAGTAGAGGATGTGGGGCTGTGGGCAGCCTGGTCCCTCACACCTGCTCACAGGTAGCAGCTCGTTGCAAGCCCAGCCCACAACTCTGCTTAGCCCTCGGGGGGTCTGGGACATGCTCCCCACCCTCCGAGAGTGACCAAGGAAGCAATGGTCAGAGCAGAGAGGGGCAAAGAGACCCCCAAGGCTGGCCCCTCACTCTCCCACCCTGACCACATCTGCAGAAGCCGCAAGGGAAGGGCGGTGGATCAGGAAGTAGATGACGGCAGAGGCCCTGACCCCTGTCCCACCTCCCGGGCTTATTTTGGGAACATCCCAGGACAGAGCAGGAGCCTTCAGAGCCAAGGGCCACATCACGGTTATGCCCTGGCTCTAGCTCCAGCTGTCCAGGAAGCTTTTGATGAGGACTCACCTCCCAGGTGTGCCTGCCCATGGGGAGAAAGTAGCCgggtcagggaaggctggggAGTCGGGCTCCTGCCAGTTCTATCTCATTGTAAATTAATAATCTGGCCTCTCAAGCAGCCTGCTGCAAGCAGGAGAATGTTTGGCTGGAAGGTGCCAGGGCCCAGCCCCTTGGTCagctgctctgtccccagggaggGAGTCAGCACACCCAGCTGGAGAAGGACCTCCTGAATCCTGGGGGTATCACCTGTGGAGAGCACCTGGCAGCCCCCACCACAGCCCTCCCCACAGCCATTGCCTCAACCTCCAAGGCTCTGGGAAGGCCGGTCCAGAAAATGCGGGCCCCACCTGGCCACAGCCAGCCTCCCTCCACCCAGCTCACTCCAGGCCCCAGGGTGCCCACCCACCCTCCATTCCTCCCTCAGAGCCTTGGCTTGGCTGGGGGTTACCCCtccacttctctccctcttccctcctccattTTCACAACACATGTCAAGACAGGATCTTGCCTGGACAGGTCTTGTAAACCACGATGTGTCTCCATAGTGTGTCGGGCTATAGCTCAAAACACCAGATTTTCTGGGTAACCCCAGGCCCTGTGTAGCTCCTGCAACCCAGATTGGTGGGAGGTTCTTGCCCCAGGGCCTATAGGTAAAGTCCCGCCACctcaaataataattaaaataaagaaaaagcaaaagagttTTCAGCCGGCTAGCGACTTTAGGTAACCCCTCTCCAGCGTGACTTCACATTGCTCCCGGGTCAGCAGGTGCCCTTTGTCCCCTATTCTGGGGGTGGCTGGCCTGAGGATGACACATAGCTGGAAACCAGGCTGTCCCCTGAACACAGGGAAGGGCGATGACCTCTGTGTGAGTTCATGCAGAGTGTGAGTACACAGGGCCAGGGGCAGCCTGTcctgggggcagggtggaggctgGTTTAGGACACTGGGAGGCAGGCCTGGGCAGCCAGACGGGAGTCAGGGCCCGGGGCACCCAGCCCGGTTCTGTGCCTTACACCCTTCAGACTCTTGTCTTCCCTTCTGGAGATGCCCTTGGCCTAGCAGGGATGTGAGGTCAAACAGGAGACCCTCTGGAGCTTGGCACTTTTGGGCCCAGTCTATGCCTTCAAGGAGATGGTCCCCATCATCACATTTACTAGTGAGGCTCTTGCTACACCTCGCCATCCTAGGAGGAACCTGGGGCTCCCGGTGACTATGGGACAAGCCTCGTTGCTGCGTCCCCACGCATAGTACAACCAGCACCGCCTGTCCAGCAGCCATGCCCTTCCTCAGCACTCAGGGTCCAGGTCCCTGCGTTCAGGGCAGGTGTCTGGGAAGGCAGCTCCCCCTTCGCTCTCCCCTCGAATGAAGGACGTGGCTCCTGAGTGTAATATGCTGAGAGTCTAGGACCCAAGCAGAAAGGCATGTCTGGGGCTGCCTGAGCAATTTTCCTATTTGGAGATTCGCTGGCCACCACAAAGGACCTGAGCCAGCcgtgccctgcctgcctctgcgGGGGCACCAGGGCACCGCCTTAAGATTTGCTGGTAGCTTCCTGACCTTAAAGACCCTAAGTTTCCCTACAAAGTCTGAATAAAGAATCCACACCCCCGGGATTCCATCCCCTCCCATCACTGAGCTCCCGAAAGTTTCGAATCTAGCACGCACAGAAGGGCGGCTATTTGTCAGAAGCTGCTTTTTTCACGTCCTCATTTCCAGCATCTGATACTTGGCAAACTGACCCACGTCCTCTACCCTGCTCTGCCCagcaccccctcctctcctcctttcctgaGGCCCCCGAGAGTTTTTCTCCTGAATCTTCTCCGCAAGCTCTGGCGGTGTTGGGGGCATAGGTTGCTGGCCGCTGGCCTCGCTGGCTCACCATAGAAGTCAGCAGGGTTGCTGTAGCGAGGACAGGGGTGGCCGATGGCCGTGAAATATTCGACCATGTGCTGGGCTGCCCCCAAGTAGACAGTGGTGCCAGACGTCATCAGCAGGACCAAGTCAAACAGCCTGAAGATGTCCGAGCGCGGCTGGTGCAGGGACAGGAGCACCAGCCTGTTGCCCTTGGCCAGCCTGGACAAGGTCTTCACCAGGTTGTGGGCCGTGAAGCTGTCGAGCCCAGAGGTGGGTTCATCCAGAATGAGGATCCCTTCCCAACAGAGAGAGGGGCTGGTGAGTTAGCAGGACTCCGACTGGACCAAGCCAGAGGCCCCACTGCCCCCCTCTGGCCCCCACACCCCTCACCTGGGTTCCACAGGAGCTGCACCCCAATGCTGACTCTCCTCCGCTCGCCCCCCGACACACCCCGCAAGTACGTGTTGCCCACGCGTGTGTCTGCACACTGCCGCAGCCGCAACTCAGCGATCACGTCCTCCACCTGCGGGCAAGAGGGAGCCCTGAGGCCACCTCCAAGGGCCTCCCTCAGGGCTGGACATGTGGTGCCCAAAGTAGAAAAACACCTGCTCCTCTGGTTGGGTTTTACCGCAAAGGAGGACAGCGCTAGCAATTTATTTCCCTGCTGCGATATTTGTTCCCTGATTCTTTCCCTAGATCCTGAACCGCTCCGGcatgctgggcatggtgccacGTGCTGGGAATGTGCCATGCACTGAGGACCAGAAAGCTGGGCTCCCTGCCCACGTGGAGGACCAGAATACATAAACAAACTCATTGCACATTTTGACAAGTGCTGTGAAGGGAAGTGGCTGGGGCTGAGGTGGCTTGCAGTGGGCTGCGGGGTTCCAGAGGAGGGCTCACCTATGGCTGGGTCCTGAGGCAGGTCAAGGAGGGATGGGGCTTACCCGTTTGTCACGCTGGGCCTGAGAGAAGGATCTGGGCAGGCGCATTTGGGCAATGAAGGCCAGGGTCTCTCGGACGGTCAGGTTGGGGAGCAGCTGGTCATGCTGGCGTACGTGGGCCACACACTTCCTCACCAGCTGAGGTGTGCTGGGCTGTCCATTGATCCAGATTTGGCCTGACTTAATCTTGCCACCGTGGCCTCGGTTGGTGATCACGTCCAGCAACGAGGCTCTCCCACAGCCTGTGAAACCACCAGAGACATCCCTGAGAGCAGAGCTTCTGTGGGGGCCAGCCTGGCAGGCACTGCTCCCTGCACACTTTCCTGCACCCTGGACTGTTCTGTCCTTGCAGATGTGACCAGCCCCTAGAGAGGTGTCACAGCTCCCAGACCAGAGGGGGTGGCCCCAGTGCACGGAGCTCCGACACTTTTCTCTGTGGCCAACTTGAGCATCCTTGGGGGTTTGGGGGCACATTGATGCTGGCCAGGGTAGCCAATAACTACACGATGGAAGGGGGCTGGGGTCCTGGCTGTCACAGGCTGCTAGTGCCTGGATCGTTTGTCCCCTCTCGCCACTAACCAACGTCCTTTCTCCCCAAGCAGGGCTAGtattaatataactatttttGGCTGGCAAACATACCAACAGCATCTCACTGTTCAATGTCGTTTGGCCCAGAAGCTGGCTTTGTGAGAAGGACTAATTTGGAGCATTTatagggtattttttttaaaatgcaaaaccagaacctattttgagaaataaaggagaaaaaaagtagagaaataatagatgtggaaatgattttaaaactacAACACAATGCACACAAATGTTCTGAATATATTTACAcacttctctcttttatttttaatcagtggTACTTTTTaactctctctctaaaaaaaaaaaagatccattgTGCTCAAGTTAACACCATCTACTTCTGAATGATGTACCAATTATTGATTCGGAGAAGTCAGTATCAGATTGGATCTAGTTTTCAAAAGCATTCCATAAGGCTCTTTGACAGCTATTTAAAACTGTGAATGCAAATTGGGTTCAAGTTCTGAGAACATCTTCCTGCCACCGAGCTGGGAATGAGCTGCTGTCCAATTCCCCCACGTGGGGTTTTGATTTCCTGACTGTATATTCCTTTTGGAGAGCAAGTTTTCCATGTTGTTTTCAAACAAGGAAAATGCCAAAACACAACATGTGACAAGTCCTCTTTGACACATGACACATGCCACCTGCAGGCAGCCCTGCAGCACCCAGtgcaaaaaccaaaaacagaaacttCCCCATGTGATATTTCCAGTTACTGCCCAGAGGCTGTTGGGGAGAAAGGGGCCTGCAGGCTGCTTCCTGGACACACCTTGTGTAAGATCCTTGAGAACAGAAGTGGAACAAAATAGTCAGGAGAGAAACCAGGGAGTGGGGCTTCCTACCCAGGCTCTGGGAGCGCAGGGGACTTTGCCAACCTTCACAGGGACCACAGGATTCCCACTCAGAGAGCATAAAGGCCACATTTCCTAAGCAAAACTTATAGCTGTAGGTAGCCCTTCTCACAGAGGATGCCTGGTGCACCTGGGGAGACCCTCTACAAACCAGGAGAAAAACACTCACAGGCATTCAAGACCCTTGTAAAATGGCTGGAATCTCCAAGTCAGTAAATCCATTAGTTGGAAAACACTTTTGGCATTGCTGATTCTATAGAAGAAGCTAAAATGCTTGGGgctgcttttatttatatttttaaaattacggCCAgcattctttgtgtgtgtgtgtgtgtgtgtgtgtgtgtgtacagagtaAAAGTCATAGGAAGTATAATTGATAAATCTTTCtaagaaatcattttaataatttcagctGTTAAACTAAATTTGGCTTGAGACTGCTTCCATATTTGCAGCTCctacggggggcgggggggggggactgCAATTTCAGTATGTaaacaaactgcaacctaacttatGTGTATCTTCTATCATAAGACAGAGATTGGCTGAGACAAATTGCTGAGTTTCAGCCAATCTTGGCAGCCAggcttcagccaatc from Eulemur rufifrons isolate Redbay chromosome 19, OSU_ERuf_1, whole genome shotgun sequence includes these protein-coding regions:
- the ABCG8 gene encoding ATP-binding cassette sub-family G member 8 isoform X2, with product MAKERGPQKGAALQNASVKMASQVSWFEQLVQFKMPWTSRHSQDSYELGIRNLNFRVRSGQMLAIIGSSGCGRASLLDVITNRGHGGKIKSGQIWINGQPSTPQLVRKCVAHVRQHDQLLPNLTVRETLAFIAQMRLPRSFSQAQRDKRVEDVIAELRLRQCADTRVGNTYLRGVSGGERRRVSIGVQLLWNPGILILDEPTSGLDSFTAHNLVKTLSRLAKGNRLVLLSLHQPRSDIFRLFDLVLLMTSGTTVYLGAAQHMVEYFTAIGHPCPRYSNPADFYVDLTSIDRRSREQEVATREKAWSLATLFLEKIRGSDDFLWKAEVRELAVGSCTESGPALPLDTSGLRTPAELPGAVQQFNTLIRRQISNDFRDLPTLLIHGVEACVMSLTIGLLYYGHGATKLSFTDTSALLFMIGALIPFNVILDVIAKCYSERAMLYYELEDGLYTAGPYFFAKILGELPEHCAYTVIYGMPTYWLANLQPSPKPFLLHFLLLWLVVFCCRIMALATSAMFPTLYMASFCGNTIYNSFYLTGGFMISLNNLWTVPAWISKVSFLRWCFEGLMMIQFGGRVYSTQVGNVTISVPGDAILSAMDLNSYPLLTVYVIIIGISGGFTVLYYVSLRFIKQKSSQDW
- the ABCG8 gene encoding ATP-binding cassette sub-family G member 8 isoform X1, translating into MAKERGPQKGAALQNASGLQDSLFSSESDSSLYFTYSGQPNTLEVRDLSYQVKMASQVSWFEQLVQFKMPWTSRHSQDSYELGIRNLNFRVRSGQMLAIIGSSGCGRASLLDVITNRGHGGKIKSGQIWINGQPSTPQLVRKCVAHVRQHDQLLPNLTVRETLAFIAQMRLPRSFSQAQRDKRVEDVIAELRLRQCADTRVGNTYLRGVSGGERRRVSIGVQLLWNPGILILDEPTSGLDSFTAHNLVKTLSRLAKGNRLVLLSLHQPRSDIFRLFDLVLLMTSGTTVYLGAAQHMVEYFTAIGHPCPRYSNPADFYVDLTSIDRRSREQEVATREKAWSLATLFLEKIRGSDDFLWKAEVRELAVGSCTESGPALPLDTSGLRTPAELPGAVQQFNTLIRRQISNDFRDLPTLLIHGVEACVMSLTIGLLYYGHGATKLSFTDTSALLFMIGALIPFNVILDVIAKCYSERAMLYYELEDGLYTAGPYFFAKILGELPEHCAYTVIYGMPTYWLANLQPSPKPFLLHFLLLWLVVFCCRIMALATSAMFPTLYMASFCGNTIYNSFYLTGGFMISLNNLWTVPAWISKVSFLRWCFEGLMMIQFGGRVYSTQVGNVTISVPGDAILSAMDLNSYPLLTVYVIIIGISGGFTVLYYVSLRFIKQKSSQDW